From the Pseudomonas sp. SORT22 genome, one window contains:
- the fdhE gene encoding formate dehydrogenase accessory protein FdhE: protein MSSIQMTPVQTPSGGVNEIVAVLLPSLKDRYSKRAARLRQLADGHAMGDYLGFCAGIAEAQQQLLATLALPEALAAGLAARLDAGRAPLASAEYPRDAYWQQLLGALIEALYGDATPAVRSTLDALRGYSPVQLEERASALLAGSYEQVDSGQALFLWSALSLYFTQLAHALPASARASLGEQRQHCPVCASAPVASVIMNGAQAGLRYLHCSLCESRWHMVRVKCSNCEATGALDYWSLERQDAAIKAESCNDCHSYLKVLYPEKDRDQEVLADDLASLALDAEVEREGYGRSGVSPFLFPG, encoded by the coding sequence ATGAGCAGCATCCAGATGACCCCGGTGCAGACGCCCAGCGGTGGCGTCAACGAGATCGTCGCGGTACTGCTGCCGTCGCTCAAGGACCGTTACTCAAAACGCGCGGCGCGCCTGCGCCAGCTGGCCGACGGCCACGCCATGGGCGATTACCTGGGGTTTTGTGCCGGTATCGCCGAGGCTCAGCAGCAACTGCTTGCCACCCTGGCGCTGCCTGAAGCGCTGGCGGCCGGGTTGGCGGCGCGCCTGGACGCTGGCCGGGCGCCGCTGGCAAGCGCAGAGTACCCGCGCGACGCTTACTGGCAGCAACTGCTCGGCGCCTTGATCGAGGCACTGTACGGCGACGCCACGCCAGCGGTGCGCAGCACCCTCGATGCCTTGCGCGGCTACTCGCCGGTGCAACTGGAAGAGCGCGCCAGCGCCCTGCTGGCCGGTAGCTACGAGCAGGTCGACAGCGGCCAGGCGCTGTTTCTCTGGAGCGCGCTGTCGCTGTACTTCACCCAGCTGGCCCATGCCCTGCCGGCTTCGGCCAGGGCCTCGCTGGGCGAACAGCGCCAGCACTGCCCGGTGTGCGCCAGCGCGCCGGTGGCCAGCGTGATCATGAACGGCGCCCAGGCCGGCCTGCGTTACCTGCATTGCAGTTTGTGCGAGAGCCGCTGGCACATGGTTCGGGTAAAATGCAGCAACTGCGAAGCCACCGGCGCCCTCGACTACTGGTCGCTGGAGCGTCAGGATGCGGCGATCAAGGCCGAGAGCTGCAACGACTGCCACAGCTACCTGAAAGTGCTGTACCCGGAAAAGGACCGCGACCAGGAAGTGCTGGCCGATGACCTCGCTTCCCTGGCGCTGGACGCCGAAGTGGAGCGCGAGGGTTATGGGCGCAGTGGTGTCAGCCCGTTTCTGTTTCCCGGCTGA
- a CDS encoding formate dehydrogenase subunit gamma → MNKDKLILRTRFIERASHWFMVICFFAVALSGLSWFFPSLNGLNAVFGTPQLARILHPFFGVVVFLLLMFLFVRFVRYNLPEREDLQWFKNVKQVLAGKHEPALNIGKYNAGQKILFWGIMALISLLLLSGVVIWRPYFAPLFSIPTIRIGLLVHALAGISLILLIIGHAYLAFWVKGSIRGMLTGYVSRSWAKTHHDRWYRQLNSKQGKAGSDK, encoded by the coding sequence ATGAACAAGGACAAACTGATCCTGCGAACGCGCTTCATCGAGCGCGCCAGCCACTGGTTCATGGTGATCTGCTTCTTCGCCGTGGCGCTGTCGGGGCTGTCGTGGTTCTTCCCCTCGCTCAACGGCCTCAACGCGGTGTTCGGCACCCCGCAGCTGGCGCGCATCCTCCACCCGTTTTTCGGCGTGGTGGTGTTTTTGCTGCTGATGTTTCTGTTCGTGCGCTTCGTGCGCTACAACCTGCCGGAACGCGAAGACCTGCAGTGGTTCAAGAACGTCAAGCAAGTGCTGGCCGGCAAGCATGAGCCGGCGCTGAACATCGGCAAATACAACGCCGGGCAGAAGATTCTGTTCTGGGGCATCATGGCCCTGATCAGCCTGTTGCTGCTCAGTGGCGTGGTGATCTGGCGGCCGTACTTCGCGCCGCTGTTCAGTATCCCGACCATCCGCATCGGCTTGCTGGTACATGCACTGGCCGGCATCAGCCTGATTCTGCTGATCATCGGCCATGCCTACCTGGCATTCTGGGTCAAGGGTTCGATCCGCGGCATGCTCACCGGCTACGTCAGCCGCAGCTGGGCCAAGACCCACCACGACCGCTGGTACCGCCAGCTGAACAGCAAGCAAGGCAAAGCCGGGAGCGACAAATGA
- the fdxH gene encoding formate dehydrogenase subunit beta: MQSQDIVRRSATNVLTPAPHTRDHQAEVAKLIDVSICIGCKACQVACNEWNDLRDEVGHNVGVYDNPADLSAETWTLMRFDEVEDESGKLEWLIRKDGCMHCADPGCLKACPQPGAIIQYANGIVDFQSEHCIGCGYCIAGCPFDVPRISKKDNKAYKCTLCVDRVSVGQEPACVKTCPTGAINFGSKQDMLHQASERVTELQGRGFAGAGIYDPQGVGGTHVVYVLQHADKPQLYHKLPTDPRISNAIQGWKGWMKPVAAAAFFATLAGTLFHYIGVGPNEVDEQDQKIEEDTHA; this comes from the coding sequence ATGCAATCCCAAGACATCGTCCGCCGCTCAGCCACCAACGTGCTGACCCCGGCGCCGCACACCCGCGATCACCAGGCCGAAGTGGCCAAGCTGATCGACGTGAGCATCTGCATCGGCTGCAAAGCCTGCCAGGTGGCCTGCAACGAGTGGAACGACCTGCGTGACGAGGTCGGCCACAACGTTGGCGTGTACGACAACCCGGCCGACCTGTCGGCCGAAACCTGGACGCTGATGCGTTTCGATGAAGTCGAAGATGAAAGCGGCAAGCTCGAGTGGCTGATCCGCAAGGACGGCTGCATGCACTGCGCCGACCCCGGCTGCCTGAAAGCCTGCCCGCAACCGGGAGCGATCATCCAGTACGCCAACGGCATCGTCGACTTCCAGTCCGAGCACTGCATCGGTTGCGGCTACTGCATCGCCGGCTGCCCGTTCGATGTGCCGCGCATCAGCAAGAAGGACAACAAGGCCTACAAGTGCACGCTGTGCGTCGACCGCGTGTCGGTCGGCCAGGAGCCGGCCTGCGTCAAGACCTGCCCCACCGGGGCAATCAACTTCGGCAGCAAGCAAGACATGCTGCACCAAGCCAGCGAACGGGTCACCGAGCTGCAGGGCCGCGGCTTTGCCGGGGCCGGCATCTACGACCCGCAAGGCGTTGGCGGCACCCACGTGGTCTACGTGCTGCAGCATGCCGACAAGCCGCAGCTGTACCACAAGCTGCCCACCGACCCGCGCATCAGCAACGCCATCCAGGGCTGGAAAGGCTGGATGAAACCGGTGGCCGCGGCGGCGTTCTTCGCCACCCTGGCCGGCACCCTGTTCCATTACATCGGCGTCGGCCCCAACGAGGTCGATGAACAGGACCAGAAGATCGAAGAGGATACCCACGCATGA
- the fdnG gene encoding formate dehydrogenase-N subunit alpha — MGLGRRQFFKLCTAGVATATCASLGFAPGVAQATQSRQYKLLRAKETRNNCTYCSVGCGILMYSLGDGAKNAKARIFHIEGDPDHPVSRGSLCPKGAGLVDYVHSEQRLLYPEYRAPGSDKWQRISWDHAIERIARLLKDDRDANFIEKNAKGTTVNRWLSTGMLCSSAASSETGSLDQRFTRALGILGTDSQARVCHAPTVSALAPTFGRGAMTNNWVDIKNANVVLIMGGNPAEAHPVGFKWVIEAKIRNGAKVIVVDPRFNRSAAVADIYSPIRAGSDVTFLMGVVNYLISHDKIQHEYVRHYTNASLIVREDYHFDDGLFSGYDANKRSYDRSSWTYELDSKGYAKRDLTLQHPRCVWNLLKAHVSRYTPQMVTNVCGTPKDDFLKICAILGETSAPDKTATFLYALGWTHHTNGAQMIRGSGMIQLLLGNIGMAGGGVNALRGHSNIQGYTDLGLLSLRLPGYMNLPSDEQTDMATYLKQVTPVALLEDQVNYYKHTPKFFVSLMKSLWGDKATKDNDWGFDWLPKWDDSYDVLNFSNRMYEGKVNGYIAQGFNPVAAFPDKNKAQAALAKLKFLVIIDPLATETSSFWQNHGEQHDVDTAAIQTEVFRLPSSCFAEEDGSIVNSGRWLQWHWAGAAPPGEAWHDGKILGHLFLKIRELYEKEGGANPAPILNMAWDYADPLDPKPEEVAKESNGRALADLHDEQGKLILRKGQLLSDFSQLRDDGTTQCFNWIFAGSWTEQGNQMARRDNADSGLGCTPGWAWAWPQNRRILYNRASADPQGKPWDPKRKLIGWDGVRWSGVDVPDFAVSAAPGGKVNPFIMLPEGLGRLFSVGAMNDGPFPEHYEPTESPLASNPLHPNVTYSPTARLYESDRQRMGKREEFPYVATTYSITELFRHWTKHARLNAIVQPEQFIEIGEKLAADKGIVQGDLVKVSTKRGYIKAKAVVTKRIRRLAVDGQDVDTIGIPCHWGYEGSTRKGFLANTLTPGIGESNTHTPEYKAFLVNIEKV; from the coding sequence ATGGGACTTGGCAGACGACAGTTTTTCAAGCTGTGTACCGCCGGCGTCGCCACCGCCACCTGTGCAAGCCTGGGCTTTGCCCCGGGCGTGGCCCAGGCGACCCAGTCGCGCCAGTACAAGCTGCTGCGCGCCAAGGAAACCCGTAACAACTGCACCTATTGCTCGGTCGGTTGCGGGATTCTCATGTACAGCCTCGGCGACGGCGCCAAGAACGCCAAGGCGCGGATCTTCCATATCGAAGGCGACCCTGATCATCCGGTCAGCCGTGGCTCGCTGTGCCCTAAAGGCGCCGGCCTGGTCGACTATGTGCACAGCGAACAGCGCCTGCTCTACCCCGAATACCGCGCACCGGGCTCGGACAAATGGCAACGCATCAGCTGGGACCACGCTATCGAGCGCATCGCCCGGCTGCTGAAGGACGACCGCGACGCCAACTTCATCGAGAAGAACGCCAAGGGCACCACGGTCAACCGCTGGCTCAGCACCGGCATGCTCTGCTCGTCGGCGGCCAGCAGCGAAACCGGCTCGCTCGACCAGCGCTTCACCCGTGCCCTGGGCATTCTCGGCACCGACAGCCAGGCGCGGGTCTGCCACGCGCCGACGGTTTCGGCCCTGGCGCCGACCTTTGGCCGTGGCGCCATGACCAACAACTGGGTCGACATCAAGAACGCCAACGTTGTGCTGATCATGGGCGGCAACCCCGCCGAGGCGCACCCGGTGGGCTTCAAGTGGGTGATCGAGGCGAAGATCCGCAACGGCGCCAAGGTCATCGTCGTCGACCCGCGCTTCAACCGCAGCGCCGCGGTGGCCGACATCTACTCGCCGATCCGCGCAGGCTCCGACGTGACCTTCCTGATGGGCGTGGTCAACTACCTGATCAGCCACGACAAGATCCAGCACGAATACGTACGCCACTACACCAACGCCAGCCTGATCGTGCGCGAGGACTACCATTTCGACGACGGCCTGTTCAGCGGCTACGACGCCAACAAGCGCAGCTACGACCGCAGCTCCTGGACCTACGAGCTCGACAGCAAGGGCTACGCCAAGCGCGACCTGACCCTGCAGCACCCGCGCTGCGTGTGGAACCTGCTCAAGGCCCACGTCAGCCGCTACACCCCGCAGATGGTCACCAACGTCTGCGGCACGCCCAAGGACGACTTCCTGAAGATCTGCGCGATCCTTGGCGAAACCAGCGCCCCGGACAAGACCGCGACCTTCCTCTACGCCCTGGGCTGGACCCACCACACCAACGGCGCGCAGATGATCCGCGGCTCGGGCATGATCCAGCTGCTTTTGGGCAACATCGGCATGGCCGGTGGTGGCGTCAACGCCCTGCGCGGCCACTCCAACATCCAGGGCTACACCGACCTGGGCCTGCTGTCGCTGCGCCTGCCTGGCTACATGAACCTGCCGTCCGACGAGCAGACCGACATGGCCACCTACCTCAAGCAGGTGACGCCGGTGGCGCTGCTGGAGGATCAGGTCAACTACTACAAACACACGCCGAAATTCTTCGTCAGCCTGATGAAAAGCCTTTGGGGCGACAAGGCCACCAAAGACAACGACTGGGGCTTCGATTGGCTGCCCAAGTGGGACGACAGCTACGACGTGCTCAATTTCAGCAACCGCATGTACGAAGGCAAGGTCAACGGCTACATCGCCCAGGGCTTCAACCCGGTGGCGGCCTTCCCCGACAAGAACAAGGCCCAGGCAGCGCTGGCCAAGCTCAAGTTCCTGGTGATCATCGACCCGCTGGCCACCGAGACCTCGAGCTTCTGGCAGAACCACGGCGAGCAGCATGACGTCGACACCGCGGCGATCCAGACCGAAGTGTTCCGCCTGCCCTCCTCGTGCTTTGCCGAGGAAGACGGCTCGATCGTCAACTCCGGGCGCTGGCTGCAGTGGCACTGGGCCGGCGCGGCGCCTCCGGGCGAGGCCTGGCACGATGGCAAGATCCTCGGCCACCTGTTCCTGAAGATCCGCGAGCTGTACGAAAAGGAAGGCGGCGCCAACCCGGCACCGATCCTCAACATGGCCTGGGACTACGCCGACCCGCTGGACCCCAAGCCCGAGGAAGTGGCCAAGGAGTCCAACGGCCGCGCCCTGGCCGACCTGCACGACGAGCAAGGCAAGCTGATTTTGCGCAAGGGCCAGTTGCTCAGCGACTTTTCGCAGTTGCGTGACGACGGCACGACCCAGTGCTTCAACTGGATCTTCGCCGGCTCCTGGACCGAACAGGGCAACCAGATGGCCCGCCGCGACAACGCCGACAGCGGCCTGGGTTGCACCCCGGGCTGGGCCTGGGCCTGGCCGCAGAACCGGCGCATCCTCTACAACCGCGCCTCGGCCGACCCGCAGGGCAAGCCGTGGGATCCGAAACGCAAGCTGATCGGCTGGGACGGTGTGCGCTGGAGCGGCGTCGACGTGCCCGACTTCGCCGTCAGCGCCGCCCCCGGTGGCAAGGTCAACCCGTTCATCATGCTGCCCGAAGGCCTGGGCCGGCTGTTCTCGGTCGGCGCCATGAACGACGGGCCGTTCCCCGAGCACTACGAGCCGACCGAAAGCCCGCTGGCGAGCAACCCGCTGCACCCGAACGTGACCTACAGCCCGACCGCGCGACTGTACGAAAGCGACCGCCAGCGCATGGGCAAGCGCGAAGAGTTCCCCTACGTGGCGACCACCTACTCGATCACCGAGCTGTTCCGCCACTGGACCAAGCACGCGCGGTTGAACGCCATCGTCCAGCCCGAGCAGTTCATCGAGATCGGCGAGAAGCTCGCCGCCGACAAGGGCATCGTTCAGGGCGACCTGGTCAAGGTTAGCACCAAGCGTGGCTACATCAAGGCCAAGGCCGTGGTGACCAAGCGCATCCGCCGCCTGGCCGTCGATGGCCAGGATGTCGACACCATCGGCATTCCTTGCCACTGGGGTTACGAAGGCAGCACGCGCAAGGGCTTCCTGGCCAACACCCTGACCCCGGGCATCGGCGAGTCGAACACCCACACGCCGGAGTACAAGGCGTTTCTCGTGAACATTGAAAAGGTCTGA
- a CDS encoding TonB-dependent receptor: MPRATSVLSKSSTKVVGKDWKLASVGAALLSLAPLAQAEDATQTEKRLETVTVQAAKATPVEAAQAQLDEIPGGTGLVQQAEVEKGRSATLEDTLAYQPGVYAQAAGGNDAIKISIRGSGANTSPGYFREGTKFLFDGLALTGAGGTPYELLDTQGLSYTEVLRGANAFEYGALSLGGAINFVTNSGLTAPGNRIKVEGGSFGWQKQTLSTGGVAGNADYFISVDNSKRDGYQDFTFTKAKGVVSNFGYRFNPKLETRLYIRYREEYHENSGALTLAQLKKNSSQTNPSTRATRGDSTKEGSTWVGSKTTYTFDDDSTLVAGLVYHNYPQILSKKSTVNPNYWDWRDINYSLKYTRSDQLFGLPSTTTVGWSSTQHIRSGVRTYSGDKDLGRLQKQVEYDGSFDHVFSLGNDLGLTDNLYLSTGLSAIEVKRNVDVNFSDRPNTSGIPSHYRYQQWKLAPRLGLRYYLTPDVQVFGNVSRSIDPPSSWSSSGSGVTTNFAKTLVPQSANTVELGIRGRSEIFDGSLTLYKSWIKDELLNVEILPATNTSAAVVSTSNASPTIHQGIEAGLTTKLWQRDNGDVLSWRQAYTLNDFHYRNDPLFSKNELPGLPKHIYQGELFYQYANGFYAGINVRSASSTAVDYANSFYAPSYTLWGARLGYDAPNKTWQVYLDLKNLTDKDYVTALVPSYDAKGQDTASLYPGDGFGAYTGIAYNF; encoded by the coding sequence GTGCCTCGGGCAACATCCGTTTTATCCAAATCTTCGACCAAAGTAGTAGGCAAGGACTGGAAGCTGGCCAGCGTCGGCGCCGCCCTGTTGAGCCTGGCGCCGCTGGCCCAGGCCGAAGACGCCACACAGACTGAAAAACGCCTGGAGACGGTTACCGTCCAGGCCGCCAAAGCCACCCCGGTAGAAGCGGCGCAGGCGCAACTGGACGAGATCCCCGGCGGTACCGGGCTGGTCCAGCAGGCCGAGGTGGAGAAGGGCCGCTCAGCCACCCTCGAAGACACCCTGGCCTATCAGCCGGGGGTGTATGCGCAGGCGGCCGGCGGCAACGATGCGATCAAGATTTCCATTCGCGGCTCGGGCGCCAACACATCGCCTGGCTACTTTCGCGAAGGCACCAAGTTTCTCTTCGACGGCCTGGCCCTGACTGGCGCCGGTGGCACGCCCTACGAGCTGCTCGACACCCAGGGCCTGAGCTACACCGAGGTACTGCGCGGTGCCAACGCCTTCGAATACGGCGCCTTGTCGCTGGGCGGGGCGATCAACTTCGTTACCAACTCCGGCCTCACTGCGCCGGGCAACCGCATCAAGGTCGAAGGCGGCAGTTTCGGCTGGCAGAAGCAGACCCTCAGCACCGGTGGCGTGGCTGGCAATGCCGACTACTTCATCAGTGTCGACAACTCCAAGCGCGACGGTTACCAGGACTTCACCTTCACCAAGGCCAAGGGCGTGGTGAGCAACTTCGGCTACCGCTTCAACCCCAAGCTGGAAACCCGCCTGTACATCCGCTACCGCGAGGAATACCACGAAAACTCCGGGGCCCTGACCCTGGCGCAACTGAAGAAGAACTCCTCGCAAACCAACCCCAGCACCCGCGCCACCCGCGGCGACTCGACCAAGGAAGGCTCGACCTGGGTCGGCAGCAAGACCACCTACACCTTCGATGACGATTCGACCCTGGTGGCCGGGCTGGTCTATCACAACTACCCGCAGATCCTCAGCAAGAAGAGCACGGTCAACCCCAACTACTGGGACTGGCGCGACATCAACTACTCGCTCAAGTACACCCGCAGCGACCAGCTGTTTGGCCTGCCGAGCACCACCACGGTCGGCTGGAGCAGCACCCAGCACATCCGCTCCGGGGTGCGCACCTACAGCGGCGACAAGGACCTGGGCCGGTTGCAGAAGCAGGTCGAGTACGACGGCTCGTTCGACCATGTGTTCTCGCTGGGCAACGACCTCGGCCTGACCGACAACCTGTACCTGTCCACGGGCCTCTCGGCCATTGAGGTCAAGCGCAATGTCGATGTCAATTTCAGCGACCGGCCCAACACCAGCGGCATCCCCAGCCACTATCGCTATCAGCAATGGAAACTGGCGCCACGGCTCGGCCTGCGTTACTACCTGACCCCGGACGTGCAGGTGTTCGGCAACGTCAGCCGCTCGATCGACCCGCCCAGCTCCTGGTCCAGTTCCGGCTCGGGGGTGACCACCAACTTCGCCAAGACCCTGGTGCCACAAAGCGCCAACACGGTTGAACTGGGGATTCGCGGGCGTTCGGAGATTTTCGACGGCAGCCTGACCCTGTACAAATCGTGGATCAAGGACGAGCTGCTCAACGTCGAAATCCTCCCGGCCACCAACACTTCGGCTGCCGTGGTCTCGACCTCCAACGCCAGCCCGACCATCCACCAGGGCATCGAGGCGGGGCTGACCACCAAGCTCTGGCAACGCGATAACGGCGATGTGCTGAGCTGGCGCCAGGCCTACACCCTCAACGACTTTCACTACCGCAACGACCCGCTGTTCAGCAAGAACGAGCTGCCGGGCCTGCCCAAGCACATCTACCAGGGCGAGCTGTTCTACCAGTACGCCAACGGCTTTTACGCCGGGATCAACGTGCGCTCGGCATCGAGCACGGCGGTGGACTACGCCAACAGCTTCTACGCGCCGTCTTACACCCTGTGGGGCGCACGCTTGGGCTATGACGCGCCGAACAAGACCTGGCAGGTGTACCTGGACCTGAAGAACCTCACCGACAAGGACTACGTCACCGCCCTGGTGCCCAGCTACGACGCCAAGGGCCAGGACACCGCCTCGCTGTACCCGGGTGACGGCTTCGGCGCCTACACCGGGATTGCCTACAACTTTTGA
- a CDS encoding ABC transporter substrate-binding protein, which produces MRVIARLGAPAVLGALLALGACKPVEQSPGQGSSGIDGTLHNGTLSYGAQDYYEAAPGKPGGTLRVSTASDTTTLDVHSISHGNVQWLGRILFDCLLYQDEQGNISPWLAKSWEISDDGKTYTFHLRDDVTFSDGEKFNARAVQVNLEHMRDPATKSPLAAAYIAPYVDGRIVDEYTFEAHLREPYSPFLDVLAQSWLSMISPRQILEAPKTIAEHPIGSGPFVLESYTRDQGANFVKRKGYNWAPAVTRHQGEAYLDRLELSIVPEPMIRFSTLEAGQSDFTVDAPTQNARAIRDNPDLQMRSRIRKANPFRSLTFNVERFPFDDVQVRRAVAKAIDRDGLAWITGFGEYLAKGDFLAANTRYYDPAFKDVLAYDVAEANRILDQAGWSERDAEGYRVKNGQRLAAHLLTYETAAYPSSIAVAIQADLKKIGLKIDIDLLPLAQVTQRRYASDFQLIGGGYWHTNTPDGLYILYHSQAISTAKLIGQNAGRFRDAELDRVLSAARQTTDPVALNDLYRIAQQRLAQTIPAVPVFESHVLLAYRKQVKGLIFDTSHNTPFFTSVWLDPEGK; this is translated from the coding sequence ATGAGAGTAATCGCAAGGCTGGGCGCGCCCGCCGTGCTTGGCGCGCTGCTGGCCCTGGGCGCCTGCAAGCCGGTGGAGCAATCGCCGGGGCAGGGCAGCAGTGGCATCGACGGCACGCTGCACAACGGCACCCTCAGCTATGGCGCGCAGGACTATTACGAGGCCGCCCCGGGCAAGCCCGGTGGCACCCTGCGGGTGTCGACGGCCTCCGACACCACGACGCTGGACGTGCATTCGATTTCCCACGGCAATGTGCAGTGGCTGGGGCGCATTCTGTTCGACTGCCTGCTGTACCAGGACGAGCAGGGCAATATCTCGCCGTGGCTGGCCAAGTCCTGGGAGATCTCCGACGACGGCAAGACCTACACCTTTCACCTGCGCGACGACGTGACCTTCAGCGATGGCGAGAAATTCAACGCCCGTGCCGTGCAGGTCAACCTTGAACACATGCGCGACCCGGCGACCAAGTCGCCGCTGGCCGCTGCCTACATCGCCCCATATGTCGACGGGCGCATCGTCGATGAGTACACCTTCGAAGCGCACTTGCGCGAGCCGTATTCGCCGTTCCTCGATGTGCTGGCGCAGTCGTGGCTGAGCATGATCTCGCCCCGGCAGATCCTCGAAGCGCCGAAGACCATCGCCGAGCACCCGATTGGCTCCGGGCCCTTCGTGCTGGAAAGCTACACCCGCGACCAGGGCGCCAACTTCGTCAAGCGCAAGGGCTACAACTGGGCGCCCGCAGTCACCCGCCACCAGGGCGAGGCCTACCTCGATCGCCTGGAGCTGAGCATCGTCCCCGAGCCGATGATCCGCTTCAGTACCCTGGAAGCCGGCCAGTCGGACTTCACCGTCGACGCCCCGACCCAGAACGCCCGGGCTATCCGTGACAACCCGGACTTGCAGATGCGCAGCCGCATTCGCAAGGCCAACCCGTTTCGCAGCCTGACCTTCAACGTCGAGCGCTTTCCCTTCGACGACGTGCAGGTGCGCCGCGCCGTGGCCAAGGCCATCGACCGCGACGGCCTGGCCTGGATCACCGGTTTTGGCGAGTACCTGGCCAAGGGTGATTTTCTTGCCGCCAACACCCGCTACTACGACCCGGCATTCAAGGATGTACTGGCCTATGACGTCGCCGAGGCCAACCGCATTCTCGACCAGGCCGGCTGGAGTGAGCGCGACGCCGAGGGTTACCGGGTCAAGAACGGCCAGCGCCTGGCCGCGCACCTGCTGACCTACGAAACCGCGGCCTACCCGAGCAGCATCGCCGTGGCCATCCAGGCCGACCTGAAGAAGATCGGCCTCAAGATCGACATCGACCTGCTGCCCCTGGCCCAGGTCACCCAGCGCCGTTACGCCAGTGATTTCCAGCTGATCGGCGGCGGTTACTGGCACACCAACACCCCCGATGGCCTGTACATCCTCTATCACAGCCAGGCAATCAGCACCGCCAAGCTGATCGGCCAAAACGCCGGGCGCTTTCGCGATGCCGAGCTCGACCGGGTGCTCAGCGCAGCGCGGCAGACTACCGACCCGGTGGCGCTGAACGACCTCTACCGCATTGCCCAGCAGCGCCTGGCGCAGACCATCCCGGCGGTGCCGGTGTTCGAGAGCCATGTGCTGCTGGCCTACCGCAAGCAGGTCAAGGGGCTGATTTTCGACACTTCGCACAACACCCCGTTTTTCACCAGTGTCTGGCTCGACCCGGAGGGCAAATGA
- a CDS encoding ABC transporter permease: protein MTSLQRLAWRLLAGIGVLWGAATLTFLAINLSAGDPALAILGGPDAMPSAELIAQVRAEYGLDQPLWVQYGQYLARLAQGDLGESYRLRIPVLQVIGSQLGATVQLSLAAALLSIVLAVSCAVLTANRPRWVRSLVSGTELVLSSAPSFVIGIVLLLVFSFGWHLLPPSGSNSWQALILPSLALALPIAAVLTQVLRQELEDILEQPFIAMARARGMSETGVRLKHALRHALVPLVTLSGFVFASLLGGAVIIEMLFARQGIGRLMLDAAVTKDMPLLLGITLLAAAIYVLVNFLVDLINHWVDPRSKSL from the coding sequence ATGACTAGCTTGCAACGATTGGCCTGGCGCCTGCTGGCCGGCATCGGCGTGCTTTGGGGCGCGGCGACCCTGACTTTCCTGGCCATCAACCTCAGCGCCGGCGACCCGGCCCTGGCGATTCTCGGCGGCCCCGACGCCATGCCCAGCGCCGAGCTGATTGCCCAGGTGCGCGCCGAATACGGCCTCGACCAGCCGTTGTGGGTGCAGTACGGGCAGTACCTGGCGCGCCTGGCCCAGGGCGATCTGGGCGAGTCGTACCGTTTGCGCATCCCGGTGCTGCAGGTGATCGGCAGCCAGCTGGGCGCCACCGTGCAGCTGTCGCTGGCCGCCGCCTTGCTGTCGATTGTGCTGGCGGTGAGCTGCGCGGTGCTCACCGCCAACCGGCCGCGCTGGGTGCGCTCGCTGGTGTCCGGCACTGAACTGGTGCTGTCGTCGGCGCCGTCGTTCGTGATCGGCATCGTGCTGTTGCTGGTGTTTTCGTTCGGCTGGCACCTGCTGCCGCCATCCGGTTCCAACAGCTGGCAGGCGCTGATTCTGCCGAGCCTGGCCCTGGCCCTGCCGATTGCCGCGGTGCTGACCCAGGTTCTGCGCCAGGAGCTGGAAGACATCCTCGAACAGCCGTTTATCGCCATGGCCCGCGCCCGCGGCATGTCCGAGACCGGCGTGCGCCTCAAGCATGCCTTGCGCCATGCCCTGGTGCCGCTGGTGACGTTGTCGGGCTTTGTTTTCGCCAGCTTGCTGGGCGGTGCGGTGATCATCGAAATGCTCTTCGCCCGCCAGGGCATCGGCCGCTTGATGCTCGACGCCGCAGTCACCAAGGACATGCCCTTGCTGCTGGGCATCACCCTGCTGGCGGCGGCGATTTATGTGCTCGTCAACTTTCTCGTCGACCTGATCAACCACTGGGTCGACCCGCGCAGCAAAAGCCTATGA